In one Mycobacterium heckeshornense genomic region, the following are encoded:
- a CDS encoding YcnI family protein, whose translation MPRRHSLAMRVALVTVSAATLYVGAVAGVAPAWAHVHATSDNPVRGSMAIVTFEVPNESPTGAPTTALSVALPGVAAARTETVPGWTAKLERDAASGVVRSVTWTAAPNGGIPADQFALFRISLRLPDSDTVAFPATQTYADGSVVKWDEPPLPGGAEPERPAPRLTLAAGPGGPLEHHMPAAVAPTDPAARQANSSADNTARLLGGCALLVAALGVAIALLRRRG comes from the coding sequence ATGCCCCGCCGTCACAGCTTGGCGATGCGTGTCGCGCTTGTAACCGTCAGCGCCGCAACGCTTTACGTCGGTGCAGTCGCCGGTGTCGCGCCCGCCTGGGCGCACGTTCACGCCACCAGCGACAACCCGGTGCGCGGCAGCATGGCCATCGTCACCTTCGAGGTGCCAAACGAATCCCCGACGGGTGCGCCCACCACTGCGCTTAGCGTCGCGCTGCCGGGCGTGGCCGCGGCGCGCACCGAAACCGTGCCGGGGTGGACGGCCAAACTCGAGCGGGACGCAGCGTCGGGCGTCGTGCGGTCGGTCACCTGGACCGCCGCCCCGAACGGCGGCATTCCCGCCGATCAGTTCGCGCTGTTTCGGATCTCGCTGAGACTGCCCGACAGCGACACCGTGGCCTTCCCGGCCACCCAGACCTACGCGGACGGGTCGGTCGTGAAATGGGATGAGCCGCCGCTGCCCGGTGGCGCCGAGCCGGAACGTCCCGCGCCCCGGCTGACCCTTGCCGCCGGGCCGGGTGGGCCGTTAGAGCACCACATGCCCGCAGCGGTCGCGCCGACGGACCCGGCCGCGCGGCAGGCCAACAGCTCAGCCGACAACACCGCTCGCCTGCTCGGCGGGTGCGCCCTGCTGGTCGCCGCGCTGGGCGTCGCCATCGCGCTGCTACGCCGGCGCGGGTAG
- the rraA gene encoding ribonuclease E activity regulator RraA, with the protein MAVTFRPTADLVDDIGDAVRSCDIQFYQFGGRRQFAGPISTVRCFQDNALVKAVLSEPGHGAVLVIDGAGSLHTALVGDVIAELARCNGWAGLVVHGAVRDAARLRDIDIGIKALGTNPRKSAKTGAGERDVAIDLGGVTFVPGDILYSDDDGIVVT; encoded by the coding sequence GTGGCCGTGACATTCCGGCCCACCGCCGACCTGGTCGACGACATCGGCGACGCCGTGCGCAGTTGTGACATCCAGTTTTACCAGTTCGGGGGCCGTCGCCAGTTCGCCGGACCGATCAGCACCGTGCGCTGTTTCCAGGACAACGCTCTGGTGAAAGCGGTGCTCTCCGAACCCGGCCACGGCGCAGTGCTGGTGATCGACGGCGCCGGTTCGTTGCATACCGCACTGGTCGGCGATGTCATCGCCGAGCTGGCCCGCTGCAACGGCTGGGCCGGGCTCGTCGTGCACGGCGCGGTACGCGACGCCGCCAGGCTGCGCGACATCGACATCGGGATCAAGGCGCTCGGCACCAATCCGCGCAAGAGCGCCAAAACCGGCGCCGGTGAGCGCGATGTCGCGATCGACCTGGGCGGGGTGACGTTCGTGCCCGGCGACATCCTCTACAGCGACGACGACGGAATCGTCGTCACCTGA
- a CDS encoding ferritin → MSDLDIHRTKFHALLQEQIYNEFTAAQQYVAIAVYFDGADLPQLAKHFYLQAVEERNHAMMLVQYLLDRDAGVEIPGTGTVRNRFDAPTDALALARDQERAVCEQVSRLAGAARDEGDYFGEQFMQWFLNEQVEEVARMTTLLRIARRAGGDLFELEDFVAREVAAPCMDPAAPPIAGGAR, encoded by the coding sequence ATGAGCGACCTTGACATCCACCGGACAAAATTTCACGCGCTACTGCAGGAACAGATCTATAACGAATTCACCGCCGCCCAGCAATATGTTGCAATCGCGGTTTATTTCGACGGCGCTGATCTGCCGCAGCTGGCGAAACACTTTTATCTGCAGGCGGTCGAGGAGCGAAATCACGCAATGATGCTGGTGCAGTATCTGCTCGACCGCGACGCCGGCGTCGAGATACCCGGCACCGGGACGGTCCGCAATCGGTTTGACGCGCCGACGGACGCGCTGGCGCTGGCCCGTGACCAGGAGCGTGCCGTCTGCGAGCAGGTCAGCCGGCTAGCCGGCGCGGCCCGCGACGAAGGCGACTATTTCGGGGAGCAGTTCATGCAGTGGTTCCTTAACGAGCAGGTCGAAGAAGTGGCCCGGATGACCACGTTGCTGCGAATCGCCCGCCGTGCCGGAGGCGACCTCTTCGAGCTGGAGGACTTCGTGGCCCGCGAGGTGGCCGCGCCGTGCATGGATCCGGCGGCGCCCCCGATCGCCGGGGGAGCCCGCTAG
- a CDS encoding TMEM165/GDT1 family protein, which produces MVAATIVSFWVIFVAELGDRSQLITITYSLRYRWWLVLTGVAIASTLVHGVSVAIGHSLGMTLPARPMAFASAIAFLVFAVWTWREANTGTDGVPPVRQPRFALLAVVSSIVLAELSDKTTLATVTLASDHDWVGVWIGTTAGMVAANGLAIVAGVLLHRRLPERLLHLMAGLLFLAFGLWMLLDGALGWRWVAVAVIGAVALVATTAALRSIRRRRRLADPLRSSQESPRTPRSASTDATSAARRPTREGGQAPTSRRRAH; this is translated from the coding sequence ATGGTCGCAGCCACGATCGTAAGCTTCTGGGTAATTTTCGTCGCCGAACTCGGCGACCGCTCACAGCTCATCACGATCACCTATTCGCTGCGCTACCGCTGGTGGCTGGTGCTGACCGGGGTGGCGATCGCCTCGACGTTGGTGCACGGGGTTTCGGTGGCGATCGGGCATTCGTTGGGCATGACGCTGCCGGCGCGGCCGATGGCCTTCGCATCGGCGATCGCCTTCTTGGTCTTCGCTGTGTGGACCTGGCGGGAGGCCAACACCGGCACCGACGGGGTTCCCCCGGTCCGCCAACCGCGGTTCGCGCTGCTCGCTGTCGTGTCGTCCATCGTGCTGGCGGAGCTGAGCGACAAGACCACGCTGGCGACGGTCACGCTGGCCAGCGATCACGACTGGGTGGGCGTCTGGATCGGCACCACGGCCGGCATGGTGGCGGCCAACGGTCTGGCCATCGTTGCGGGAGTCCTGCTGCATCGCCGCCTGCCGGAGCGGCTACTGCACCTCATGGCCGGCCTGCTGTTCCTGGCGTTCGGATTGTGGATGCTTCTCGATGGCGCCCTGGGTTGGCGTTGGGTGGCGGTCGCGGTGATCGGAGCGGTGGCGCTCGTGGCAACGACGGCCGCATTGCGTTCCATCCGCCGCCGGCGCCGGCTGGCCGACCCCCTCCGGTCATCGCAGGAGTCCCCGCGGACGCCCCGCTCAGCATCGACCGACGCGACGTCGGCCGCCCGCAGACCAACGCGCGAGGGCGGCCAAGCGCCCACATCGCGCCGCCGCGCACACTAG
- a CDS encoding flavin-containing monooxygenase, with amino-acid sequence MTEHLDVVIVGAGISGISAAWHLQNRCPAKSYTILERRDDLGGTWDLFKYPGIRSDSDMFTLGFRFKPWRSAKSIADGASIKAYLKEAAAENGIDRRIRYRHRVVAADWSDADNRWTLTVDNDGGRSQISCTFLFACSGYYNYDEGYSPKFEGSQDFAGTIVHPQHWPEDLDYRGKKIVVIGSGATAVTLIPALVNSGAGHVTMLQRSPTYIGSLPEVDPFAERANRLLPDKAAHVANRWKAIAFSTLQYQLSRRFPNYMRKMLMTMAKRRLPEGYDVEKHFGPRYKVWDQRLCLAPNGDLFRAIRHGQADVVTDTIDRFTTTGIRLSSGDELQADIIITATGLNLQLFGGAQIRRNGIPVELNETMAYKGMMLTDVPNMAFTIGYTNASWTLKADLVSEFVCRLLNYMDANDFDTVVPQHPGNSVDERPLLDFTPGYVLRALDYLPKAGSRIPWRLKQNYLLDLRLLRRGRVDDEALDFRRHRVAVAA; translated from the coding sequence ATGACTGAGCACCTCGACGTGGTCATCGTCGGAGCCGGCATTTCCGGCATCAGCGCGGCATGGCACCTGCAGAACCGTTGCCCGGCTAAGAGCTACACCATCCTCGAGCGCCGCGACGACCTCGGCGGCACCTGGGACCTGTTCAAATATCCGGGCATCCGCTCCGACTCGGACATGTTCACGCTGGGCTTCCGGTTCAAGCCGTGGCGTTCGGCGAAATCGATCGCCGATGGCGCGTCGATCAAGGCCTACCTCAAGGAGGCCGCGGCGGAAAACGGTATCGACCGGCGCATTCGTTATCGCCACCGAGTAGTGGCCGCCGATTGGTCCGACGCCGACAACCGCTGGACGCTCACCGTCGACAACGACGGCGGGCGCAGCCAGATCAGCTGCACATTCCTGTTCGCGTGCAGCGGCTACTACAACTACGACGAGGGCTATTCGCCCAAGTTCGAGGGCTCGCAGGATTTCGCCGGCACCATCGTCCACCCGCAGCACTGGCCGGAGGATCTGGACTACAGGGGCAAGAAGATCGTCGTCATCGGATCGGGCGCTACGGCGGTGACTCTCATTCCAGCCCTGGTGAATTCGGGTGCCGGGCACGTGACCATGTTGCAGCGCTCGCCGACATACATCGGGTCGCTGCCCGAAGTGGACCCGTTCGCCGAGCGGGCCAACCGGCTGCTGCCGGACAAGGCGGCGCACGTCGCCAACCGATGGAAGGCGATCGCGTTCAGCACGCTGCAGTATCAGCTTTCCCGGCGCTTCCCCAACTACATGCGCAAGATGCTGATGACGATGGCAAAACGGCGTCTGCCCGAGGGCTACGACGTCGAAAAGCATTTCGGCCCACGCTACAAGGTATGGGATCAGCGTTTATGCTTGGCGCCCAACGGGGATCTGTTCCGCGCCATCCGGCACGGACAGGCCGACGTCGTTACCGATACCATCGACCGGTTCACCACGACCGGGATCAGGCTGAGCTCGGGTGACGAACTGCAAGCCGACATCATCATCACCGCGACAGGTTTGAACCTGCAGCTGTTCGGTGGTGCCCAGATCCGGCGCAACGGTATCCCGGTCGAACTCAACGAGACGATGGCCTACAAGGGCATGATGCTGACCGACGTGCCGAACATGGCATTTACCATCGGCTACACCAATGCGTCGTGGACGCTCAAGGCCGACCTGGTTTCGGAGTTCGTCTGCCGGTTGCTCAACTACATGGATGCCAACGACTTTGACACGGTGGTGCCACAACACCCCGGAAACTCGGTAGACGAGCGCCCACTGCTGGATTTCACCCCGGGTTACGTGCTGCGGGCACTGGACTACCTGCCGAAAGCCGGTTCCCGAATCCCGTGGCGGCTCAAGCAGAACTACCTGCTGGACCTGCGCTTACTGCGGCGCGGCCGAGTCGACGACGAGGCCCTGGATTTCCGCAGGCACCGGGTCGCGGTGGCCGCCTAG
- a CDS encoding DUF6474 family protein, producing the protein MGLFGKRKTRAIRRAEARAIKQRAKLDAKLAAKNEARRIKSAQRAEAKALKAQLKAQRDSDRAALKAAETQLKAAREGKLLSPTRIRRVLTVSRLLAPIVVPLVYRAAMAVRGAIDQRRADRLGVPLAQIGRFSGHGARLSARVAGAEQTLRAVHDKNPKDAETKQFVAAISERLSDLSAAITAAENMPAARRRGAHAAIAKQLDGIDADLMARLGVG; encoded by the coding sequence ATGGGCCTGTTCGGCAAGCGAAAGACCCGGGCAATTCGTCGTGCCGAGGCCCGCGCGATCAAGCAACGCGCCAAGCTGGACGCAAAACTTGCCGCGAAAAACGAAGCACGCCGCATCAAATCGGCTCAACGGGCGGAAGCCAAGGCGCTCAAGGCCCAGCTCAAAGCGCAGCGCGACAGCGACCGGGCGGCGCTCAAGGCCGCCGAAACCCAACTGAAGGCGGCGCGCGAGGGCAAATTGCTGTCACCGACGCGAATCCGGCGGGTGCTGACGGTGTCTCGCCTGCTTGCGCCGATCGTCGTGCCGCTGGTCTATCGGGCAGCCATGGCCGTGCGGGGGGCAATCGACCAGCGTCGCGCCGACCGGCTCGGGGTGCCGCTGGCCCAGATCGGTCGGTTCTCGGGACACGGCGCGCGGCTGTCGGCCCGTGTCGCCGGCGCTGAGCAAACGCTTCGCGCGGTCCATGACAAGAACCCCAAAGATGCTGAGACCAAACAGTTCGTCGCCGCGATCAGCGAACGGCTGAGCGATCTGTCCGCGGCTATCACCGCGGCGGAGAACATGCCCGCTGCGCGGCGTCGCGGCGCCCATGCGGCGATCGCCAAACAGCTCGACGGCATCGACGCCGACCTGATGGCCCGGCTCGGGGTAGGCTGA
- a CDS encoding glycerophosphodiester phosphodiesterase: protein MTWADEVLAGHPFVVAHRGASADRPEHTLAAYDLALKEGADGVECDVRLTRDGHLVCVHDRRLDRTSTGVGLVSTMTLAQLRELEYGAWHGSWRPDGTHGDTGLLTLDALVALVLDWNRPVKIFIETKHPVRYGALVESKVLALLQRFGIATPASADRSRAVIMSFSAMALWRIRRAAPLLPTVLLSRAYRYLGGPTASSVGATAVGPSIATLREHPDLVDRAAAQGRALYCWNVDHFEDVEFCRDVGVAWIATHYPGRAKAWLQNGLTGAGRD from the coding sequence ATGACGTGGGCCGACGAGGTGCTCGCCGGGCATCCTTTCGTGGTGGCGCACCGCGGCGCCTCGGCCGACCGGCCCGAACACACGCTGGCCGCCTATGACCTCGCCCTCAAAGAGGGCGCCGACGGGGTCGAATGCGATGTGCGGCTAACCCGCGACGGTCATCTGGTGTGCGTGCACGACCGGCGCCTGGACCGGACGTCGACTGGCGTCGGACTGGTCAGCACCATGACGTTGGCGCAGCTTCGCGAGCTGGAATACGGTGCGTGGCACGGCAGTTGGCGACCCGACGGCACCCACGGCGACACGGGGCTGCTGACGTTGGATGCCCTGGTCGCGCTGGTTCTGGACTGGAACCGACCGGTCAAGATCTTCATCGAGACCAAGCACCCGGTTCGCTACGGCGCACTGGTGGAAAGCAAGGTGCTGGCCCTGTTGCAGCGCTTCGGCATCGCCACTCCGGCGTCGGCTGACCGGTCGCGCGCGGTCATCATGTCGTTTTCGGCGATGGCGCTGTGGCGGATTCGGCGGGCGGCACCCCTGCTGCCCACCGTGCTGCTCAGCAGGGCCTACCGGTATCTGGGCGGCCCGACGGCCAGCTCGGTCGGCGCCACCGCGGTGGGGCCGTCGATCGCGACGCTGCGCGAGCACCCCGATCTGGTGGACCGCGCCGCGGCCCAGGGCCGCGCGCTGTACTGCTGGAACGTTGACCATTTCGAGGACGTCGAGTTCTGCCGCGATGTCGGGGTGGCGTGGATTGCCACCCATTACCCGGGCCGCGCCAAGGCGTGGCTGCAAAACGGACTGACCGGGGCGGGCCGCGACTAG
- the dinB gene encoding DNA polymerase IV translates to MFVRASAGRQPSILHADLDSFYASVEQRDEPALRGRPVIVGAGVVLAASYEAKAYGVRPAMSGAQARQLCPHAVVMPPRISAYLRASDAVFEVFRDTTPLVEAVSVDEAFLDVSGLRRVSGAPVQIAARLRADVRDRVGLPITVGVARTKFLAKVASQQAKPNGLLVVPPDRELAFLHPLPVRRLWGVGAKTADKLHAHGIETVADVAELSESMLASLVGQAMDYRLYALSRNIDRRRVSTAVRRRSVGAQRALGRAGPSMSDAEIDAVVISLVDRIATRMRTAGRSGRTVVLRLRFADFSRATRSRTLPWPTSSTQTILAAARQLVASAGPLIAERGLTLLGCAVSGIDRSGAEQLTLPFTADELRPLAIDAAVDGVRRRFGKSALTRAVQLGRDPGIEMPHLPD, encoded by the coding sequence ATGTTCGTGCGGGCCTCTGCCGGTCGCCAGCCGTCCATCTTGCACGCCGACCTGGACTCGTTCTACGCGTCGGTCGAACAACGCGACGAACCGGCTCTGCGCGGCCGGCCGGTGATCGTCGGCGCCGGGGTGGTGCTGGCCGCCAGCTACGAGGCCAAGGCCTATGGCGTGCGCCCGGCGATGAGCGGAGCCCAAGCGCGACAGCTGTGTCCCCATGCCGTGGTGATGCCGCCCCGGATCAGCGCCTACCTGCGGGCCAGCGACGCGGTGTTCGAGGTATTCCGCGACACCACGCCGCTGGTGGAGGCGGTCTCGGTGGACGAGGCGTTCCTCGACGTGAGCGGGCTGCGCCGAGTATCCGGTGCGCCGGTCCAGATTGCCGCGCGGTTGCGCGCTGACGTGCGCGACCGCGTCGGCCTGCCCATCACCGTCGGTGTTGCCCGAACGAAGTTCCTCGCCAAAGTGGCCAGCCAGCAAGCCAAGCCGAACGGCCTGCTGGTGGTGCCACCGGACCGGGAGCTGGCATTCCTGCATCCGCTGCCGGTGCGTCGACTGTGGGGTGTGGGCGCCAAGACCGCCGACAAGCTCCACGCACACGGCATCGAAACCGTCGCCGACGTGGCCGAGCTCAGCGAGTCCATGCTGGCCTCGCTGGTGGGCCAGGCGATGGACTACCGGCTGTATGCGCTGTCGCGCAACATCGACCGGCGCCGGGTCAGCACCGCCGTACGTCGCCGATCGGTGGGCGCCCAGCGTGCGCTCGGTCGCGCGGGGCCCAGCATGTCGGACGCCGAGATCGACGCCGTGGTGATCAGCCTGGTCGACCGGATTGCCACCCGCATGCGCACGGCCGGGCGCAGCGGCCGCACCGTCGTGCTGCGGCTGAGGTTCGCCGACTTCAGCCGCGCGACACGGTCGCGGACCTTGCCGTGGCCGACGTCGTCGACCCAGACCATCCTCGCCGCCGCCCGGCAGCTGGTCGCATCCGCCGGTCCGCTCATTGCCGAGCGGGGACTGACGCTGCTCGGCTGCGCGGTCTCGGGTATCGACCGCAGCGGCGCCGAGCAATTGACGCTGCCTTTCACCGCGGACGAGCTGCGGCCGTTGGCCATCGACGCCGCCGTCGACGGGGTGCGGCGACGCTTCGGCAAGTCGGCGCTGACCCGCGCGGTGCAACTCGGCCGCGACCCCGGTATTGAGATGCCGCACCTGCCGGACTGA
- a CDS encoding PHP domain-containing protein: MDPVAALRQIAYYKDRAREDPRRVMAYRNAADVVEALDDAERERHGQAKSWQSLPGIGPKTAKVIDQAWSGREPDLLVELRSAAGDLGGGELRAALRGDLHLHSNWSDGSAPIEEMMATAAALGHEYCAVTDHSPRLTIANGLSPQRLREQLEVIEGLRERFAPMRILAGIEVDILDDGSLDQDPELLERLDVVVASVHSKLSMDAQAMTRRMVRAVSNVHVDVLGHCTGRLVAGNRGIRPESKFDAATVFAACRDHGTAVEINSRPERRDPPRRLIDLALKIGCNFSIDTDAHAPGQLDFLGYGAQRALDAGVPTERIVNTWPVDNLLAWTTA; the protein is encoded by the coding sequence ATGGATCCGGTGGCCGCGCTGCGACAGATCGCCTACTACAAGGATCGTGCCCGCGAAGACCCCCGCCGAGTGATGGCCTACCGCAACGCCGCCGACGTCGTCGAGGCGCTAGACGATGCCGAGCGCGAACGGCACGGTCAGGCCAAGAGCTGGCAGTCGTTGCCGGGGATCGGGCCTAAAACCGCGAAAGTGATCGACCAGGCCTGGTCCGGACGGGAGCCCGACCTGTTGGTCGAATTACGCTCCGCTGCAGGGGATCTCGGCGGCGGTGAACTACGCGCAGCGCTGCGCGGGGATTTGCACCTGCACTCGAATTGGTCGGACGGCTCGGCGCCCATCGAGGAGATGATGGCGACCGCCGCCGCGCTCGGCCATGAATACTGCGCGGTGACCGACCACTCCCCGCGGCTGACGATCGCCAACGGACTCTCGCCGCAGCGGCTGCGCGAACAACTGGAGGTGATCGAGGGGCTGCGCGAACGGTTCGCGCCCATGCGGATCCTGGCCGGGATCGAGGTGGACATCCTCGACGACGGCAGCCTCGACCAGGACCCCGAACTGCTGGAGCGCCTCGACGTCGTGGTGGCCAGTGTGCACTCGAAACTGTCCATGGATGCGCAGGCCATGACCCGGCGGATGGTGCGCGCGGTGTCCAACGTCCACGTCGACGTGCTCGGGCACTGCACCGGCCGGCTGGTGGCGGGCAATCGCGGTATCCGCCCCGAATCCAAGTTCGACGCCGCAACGGTTTTCGCCGCCTGCCGCGACCACGGCACCGCGGTGGAGATCAACTCCCGGCCTGAACGCCGCGATCCGCCGCGGCGCTTGATCGACCTCGCGCTCAAGATCGGCTGCAATTTCAGCATCGACACCGACGCTCACGCCCCCGGCCAACTCGACTTCCTCGGCTACGGTGCACAACGCGCTCTGGACGCCGGCGTGCCGACCGAGCGGATCGTCAACACCTGGCCGGTGGATAACCTGCTCGCCTGGACGACGGCGTGA
- a CDS encoding helix-turn-helix domain-containing protein translates to MSTTFAARLNRLFDTVYPPGRGPHTSAEVIAALKAEGITMSAPYLSQLRSGNRTNPSAATMAALANFFRIKPAYFTDDEYYEKLDKELSWWAAMRNENVRRIAMRAADLSPEAQEDVVQRVEELRRKEHLDA, encoded by the coding sequence ATGAGCACGACGTTTGCCGCTCGCCTGAACCGCCTGTTCGACACGGTCTATCCGCCCGGTCGCGGGCCGCACACCTCGGCCGAGGTGATCGCGGCACTCAAGGCAGAGGGCATCACGATGTCGGCTCCGTACCTTTCACAGCTACGCTCCGGCAACCGGACCAACCCCTCGGCCGCCACCATGGCCGCCCTGGCCAACTTCTTCCGCATCAAGCCCGCCTACTTCACCGACGACGAGTACTACGAAAAGCTCGACAAAGAGCTGTCGTGGTGGGCCGCCATGCGAAACGAGAACGTTCGCCGCATCGCAATGCGAGCCGCCGACCTCTCCCCCGAAGCCCAAGAAGACGTCGTGCAACGGGTTGAAGAGCTGCGCCGCAAAGAGCACCTCGACGCCTAA
- a CDS encoding superoxide dismutase: MAEYTLPDLDWDYGALEPHISGQINELHHSKHHATYVKGANDALAKLEEARAKDDHSAIVGHEKALAFNLAGHVNHCLWWKNLSPNGGDKPTGELAAAIDDAFGSFDKFRAQFTAAATTVQGSGWAALGWDSLGSKLLVFQVYDHQSNFPLGIVPLLVLDMWEHAFYLQYKNVKADFAKAFWNVVNWADVQERYAAATSKTKGLIAG; encoded by the coding sequence GTGGCTGAATACACCTTGCCCGATCTGGATTGGGACTACGGGGCGCTGGAGCCGCACATCTCGGGTCAAATCAACGAGCTTCACCACAGCAAACACCACGCGACGTATGTCAAAGGCGCCAACGACGCCCTCGCCAAGCTGGAGGAGGCGCGCGCCAAAGACGATCATTCCGCGATCGTGGGGCACGAGAAGGCCCTCGCCTTCAACCTGGCCGGCCATGTCAATCACTGCCTGTGGTGGAAGAACCTGTCCCCCAACGGCGGTGACAAGCCGACCGGCGAATTGGCCGCAGCCATCGACGACGCGTTCGGGTCGTTCGACAAGTTCCGTGCCCAGTTCACCGCGGCCGCCACGACCGTGCAGGGGTCGGGGTGGGCGGCACTCGGCTGGGACAGCCTGGGCAGCAAGCTCCTGGTGTTCCAGGTCTACGACCACCAGTCCAACTTCCCGCTCGGGATCGTCCCGCTGCTGGTGCTGGACATGTGGGAGCACGCCTTCTACCTGCAGTACAAGAATGTCAAGGCCGACTTCGCCAAAGCATTCTGGAACGTCGTCAACTGGGCGGATGTGCAGGAGCGGTATGCGGCCGCGACCTCGAAGACCAAGGGGCTGATTGCCGGCTGA
- a CDS encoding DUF4328 domain-containing protein, with product MIQVCSRCGTRWNVRDRQRVWCPRCRGTLHAPVPHADLRWSAHPSSQPGAHTPPRLPPGYRWIAVRPGPPPPPRPRRRPLGPTPRYAAMPRWGLVDRPDLVAGRASPPPSGPTAAKVRATLLTSIVVLAIAALVHLVRYVLLVINRSTLLNPIVAAAALWLGVLASLAALATVVFCAVVLVRWLIARRAAAYGYRRRPDPRPEKTMWAGCLVPLVNLAWAPVYVIELANVEDTHARLRRPILVWWAVWVGSTAVSMWAIATSRAHDAQGIANNTLTTAFAYLLAALTVAAIAKVFEGFERKPVERPTYRWVVVGDDQAHAAASSAPVELAGQEPAA from the coding sequence GTGATCCAGGTGTGCTCCCGCTGCGGCACCCGCTGGAACGTCCGCGATCGGCAACGGGTGTGGTGTCCACGCTGCCGCGGCACGCTGCACGCGCCGGTGCCCCACGCTGACCTGCGATGGAGCGCGCATCCAAGCAGCCAGCCCGGAGCGCACACCCCGCCGCGGCTGCCGCCGGGTTACCGGTGGATAGCGGTGCGTCCCGGCCCTCCGCCGCCGCCGCGACCACGGCGGCGGCCGCTGGGACCGACGCCGCGATATGCGGCCATGCCGCGATGGGGCCTGGTGGACCGCCCCGATCTCGTCGCGGGTCGGGCGTCGCCGCCGCCGTCAGGACCCACCGCCGCGAAGGTGCGGGCCACCCTGTTGACCAGCATCGTGGTGCTGGCCATCGCGGCACTCGTGCACCTGGTGCGCTACGTGCTGCTCGTCATCAACCGCAGCACGCTATTGAACCCGATCGTGGCCGCGGCCGCACTTTGGCTCGGGGTTCTGGCCAGCCTGGCCGCCCTGGCCACGGTCGTTTTTTGCGCTGTGGTGCTGGTCCGGTGGTTGATAGCCCGGCGGGCCGCCGCCTACGGCTATCGCCGCCGGCCCGATCCGCGGCCCGAAAAAACGATGTGGGCAGGCTGCCTGGTGCCGCTGGTCAACTTAGCGTGGGCACCGGTGTACGTCATCGAACTGGCGAACGTCGAAGACACCCACGCCCGGCTGCGCCGGCCGATCTTGGTGTGGTGGGCGGTGTGGGTTGGCAGCACTGCGGTGTCGATGTGGGCCATCGCGACCAGCCGCGCTCACGACGCACAGGGCATCGCCAACAACACCCTCACGACCGCGTTCGCCTATCTGCTGGCGGCGCTAACCGTCGCCGCCATCGCGAAGGTGTTCGAGGGATTCGAGCGCAAGCCCGTGGAGCGGCCCACCTATCGCTGGGTGGTTGTCGGTGACGACCAGGCCCACGCAGCCGCATCGAGCGCTCCTGTTGAGTTAGCGGGCCAGGAACCGGCAGCATAG
- a CDS encoding TetR/AcrR family transcriptional regulator produces the protein MTTVSPARTSHGRRSARPSGDDRELAILTTAERLLEQRPLAEISVDDLAKGAGLSRPTFYFYFPSKDAVLLTLFERVIVEADSALERMVANPPADTKALWRTGINVFVETFSAHRAVSLAADAARTNDDVRELWSRFMQKWVAHAATVIEAERARGAAPATLPAHDLSAALNLLNEKVMLASFAHARPSVPNEHLLDTLVHIWVTSIYGEPS, from the coding sequence GTGACGACCGTCAGCCCCGCCCGCACCTCCCATGGCCGACGTTCGGCGCGCCCGTCGGGCGACGACCGTGAGCTCGCGATCCTGACCACCGCCGAACGGCTGCTGGAGCAGCGCCCGCTCGCCGAGATCTCGGTGGACGACCTGGCGAAGGGCGCCGGGCTGTCGAGGCCGACCTTTTACTTCTATTTCCCCTCCAAGGACGCGGTACTGCTCACCTTGTTCGAGCGGGTGATCGTCGAGGCCGACTCCGCGCTGGAACGCATGGTCGCCAATCCCCCGGCCGACACAAAGGCTCTGTGGCGCACCGGTATCAACGTTTTCGTCGAAACGTTCAGCGCGCACCGCGCGGTTTCTCTTGCCGCCGATGCCGCCCGCACCAACGACGATGTCCGCGAACTCTGGTCGCGGTTTATGCAGAAGTGGGTCGCCCATGCCGCGACGGTGATCGAAGCCGAACGCGCCCGCGGTGCGGCGCCGGCGACCCTGCCGGCTCACGACCTGTCCGCGGCGCTGAACCTGCTCAACGAGAAGGTGATGTTGGCGTCGTTCGCGCACGCGCGTCCGTCAGTGCCCAACGAGCATCTGCTCGACACGCTGGTGCACATCTGGGTCACCAGCATCTACGGCGAACCGAGTTAA